In Musa acuminata AAA Group cultivar baxijiao chromosome BXJ2-3, Cavendish_Baxijiao_AAA, whole genome shotgun sequence, the following proteins share a genomic window:
- the LOC135607696 gene encoding cytochrome b561 domain-containing protein At2g30890-like isoform X4 has product MILGNFVAASLLLLLLPCVGSLRDTPRLVQSRRNGQPPNPLQLTPQLSTQITVHAFLLWVSVGFLMPVGIIIIRVSHRVHCITKLKALFYAHVIVQTVAILLATAAAVLSVINFENSFSNTHQRLGAALYALIWIQPVVAFLRPHRGTKLRGVWYLLHWLLGTGVCVLGVANVYIGLHTYRERSSRSVSLWTSLLTAAVSIVAVVYLLQDKWEYLMKQARVGDEQNQLWMPCFFYKQK; this is encoded by the exons ATGATACTTGGGAATTTTGTGgctgcttcccttcttcttcttcttcttccatgtgTGGGCTCACTGCGAGACACGCCTAGATTGGTCCAAAGCCGCAGGAACGGCCAGCCGCCGAATCCTCTACAG CTGACACCCCAACTCTCAACCCAGATCACTGTTCATGCATTCCTGCTCTGGGTTTCGGTTGGCTTCCTGATGCCGGTTGGCATTATCATCATCAGAGTGTCCCACCGAGTCCACTGCATCACAAAGCTCAAGGCTCTGTTCTACGCCCATGTCATCGTTCAG ACCGTGGCGATCCTGCTTGCAACTGCTGCCGCGGTTCTATCGGTAATCAACTTCGAGAACTCCTTCAGCAACACCCATCAGAGGTTAGGAGCAGCACTGTACGCACTCATTTGGATTCAACCAGTGGTTGCCTTTCTCAGGCCTCACAG GGGAACGAAGCTTAGGGGGGTGTGGTACCTGCTGCACTGGTTGCTCGGGACTGGAGTCTGCGTGCTGGGCGTCGCCAACGTCTACATCGGTCTGCACACGTACCGAGAGAGAAGCTCGAGAAGTGTGAGCCTGTGGACGTCTCTACTCACGGCGGCGGTGTCGATCGTTGCCGTCGTCTATCTCTTGCAAGACAAATGGGAGTATCTGATGAAGCAAGCAAGGGTGGGAGATGAGCAG AATCAATTATGGATGCCATGCTTCTTTTACAAACAGAAGTGA
- the LOC135607696 gene encoding cytochrome b561 domain-containing protein At2g30890-like isoform X3: protein MILGNFVAASLLLLLLPCVGSLRDTPRLVQSRRNGQPPNPLQLTPQLSTQITVHAFLLWVSVGFLMPVGIIIIRVSHRVHCITKLKALFYAHVIVQTVAILLATAAAVLSVINFENSFSNTHQRLGAALYALIWIQPVVAFLRPHRGTKLRGVWYLLHWLLGTGVCVLGVANVYIGLHTYRERSSRSVSLWTSLLTAAVSIVAVVYLLQDKWEYLMKQARVGDEQVTPSPLGGSHKESEMVS, encoded by the exons ATGATACTTGGGAATTTTGTGgctgcttcccttcttcttcttcttcttccatgtgTGGGCTCACTGCGAGACACGCCTAGATTGGTCCAAAGCCGCAGGAACGGCCAGCCGCCGAATCCTCTACAG CTGACACCCCAACTCTCAACCCAGATCACTGTTCATGCATTCCTGCTCTGGGTTTCGGTTGGCTTCCTGATGCCGGTTGGCATTATCATCATCAGAGTGTCCCACCGAGTCCACTGCATCACAAAGCTCAAGGCTCTGTTCTACGCCCATGTCATCGTTCAG ACCGTGGCGATCCTGCTTGCAACTGCTGCCGCGGTTCTATCGGTAATCAACTTCGAGAACTCCTTCAGCAACACCCATCAGAGGTTAGGAGCAGCACTGTACGCACTCATTTGGATTCAACCAGTGGTTGCCTTTCTCAGGCCTCACAG GGGAACGAAGCTTAGGGGGGTGTGGTACCTGCTGCACTGGTTGCTCGGGACTGGAGTCTGCGTGCTGGGCGTCGCCAACGTCTACATCGGTCTGCACACGTACCGAGAGAGAAGCTCGAGAAGTGTGAGCCTGTGGACGTCTCTACTCACGGCGGCGGTGTCGATCGTTGCCGTCGTCTATCTCTTGCAAGACAAATGGGAGTATCTGATGAAGCAAGCAAGGGTGGGAGATGAGCAGGTCACACCATCTCCTCTCGGTGGCAGCCACAAGGAGTCAGAAATGGTGTCGTAG
- the LOC135607696 gene encoding cytochrome b561 domain-containing protein At2g30890-like isoform X1 has translation MILGNFVAASLLLLLLPCVGSLRDTPRLVQSRRNGQPPNPLQLTPQLSTQITVHAFLLWVSVGFLMPVGIIIIRVSHRVHCITKLKALFYAHVIVQTVAILLATAAAVLSVINFENSFSNTHQRLGAALYALIWIQPVVAFLRPHRGTKLRGVWYLLHWLLGTGVCVLGVANVYIGLHTYRERSSRSVSLWTSLLTAAVSIVAVVYLLQDKWEYLMKQARVGDEQVTPSPLGGSHKESEMNQLWMPCFFYKQK, from the exons ATGATACTTGGGAATTTTGTGgctgcttcccttcttcttcttcttcttccatgtgTGGGCTCACTGCGAGACACGCCTAGATTGGTCCAAAGCCGCAGGAACGGCCAGCCGCCGAATCCTCTACAG CTGACACCCCAACTCTCAACCCAGATCACTGTTCATGCATTCCTGCTCTGGGTTTCGGTTGGCTTCCTGATGCCGGTTGGCATTATCATCATCAGAGTGTCCCACCGAGTCCACTGCATCACAAAGCTCAAGGCTCTGTTCTACGCCCATGTCATCGTTCAG ACCGTGGCGATCCTGCTTGCAACTGCTGCCGCGGTTCTATCGGTAATCAACTTCGAGAACTCCTTCAGCAACACCCATCAGAGGTTAGGAGCAGCACTGTACGCACTCATTTGGATTCAACCAGTGGTTGCCTTTCTCAGGCCTCACAG GGGAACGAAGCTTAGGGGGGTGTGGTACCTGCTGCACTGGTTGCTCGGGACTGGAGTCTGCGTGCTGGGCGTCGCCAACGTCTACATCGGTCTGCACACGTACCGAGAGAGAAGCTCGAGAAGTGTGAGCCTGTGGACGTCTCTACTCACGGCGGCGGTGTCGATCGTTGCCGTCGTCTATCTCTTGCAAGACAAATGGGAGTATCTGATGAAGCAAGCAAGGGTGGGAGATGAGCAGGTCACACCATCTCCTCTCGGTGGCAGCCACAAGGAGTCAGAAATG AATCAATTATGGATGCCATGCTTCTTTTACAAACAGAAGTGA
- the LOC135607696 gene encoding cytochrome b561 domain-containing protein At2g30890-like isoform X2, which translates to MILGNFVAASLLLLLLPCVGSLRDTPRLVQSRRNGQPPNPLQITVHAFLLWVSVGFLMPVGIIIIRVSHRVHCITKLKALFYAHVIVQTVAILLATAAAVLSVINFENSFSNTHQRLGAALYALIWIQPVVAFLRPHRGTKLRGVWYLLHWLLGTGVCVLGVANVYIGLHTYRERSSRSVSLWTSLLTAAVSIVAVVYLLQDKWEYLMKQARVGDEQVTPSPLGGSHKESEMNQLWMPCFFYKQK; encoded by the exons ATGATACTTGGGAATTTTGTGgctgcttcccttcttcttcttcttcttccatgtgTGGGCTCACTGCGAGACACGCCTAGATTGGTCCAAAGCCGCAGGAACGGCCAGCCGCCGAATCCTCTACAG ATCACTGTTCATGCATTCCTGCTCTGGGTTTCGGTTGGCTTCCTGATGCCGGTTGGCATTATCATCATCAGAGTGTCCCACCGAGTCCACTGCATCACAAAGCTCAAGGCTCTGTTCTACGCCCATGTCATCGTTCAG ACCGTGGCGATCCTGCTTGCAACTGCTGCCGCGGTTCTATCGGTAATCAACTTCGAGAACTCCTTCAGCAACACCCATCAGAGGTTAGGAGCAGCACTGTACGCACTCATTTGGATTCAACCAGTGGTTGCCTTTCTCAGGCCTCACAG GGGAACGAAGCTTAGGGGGGTGTGGTACCTGCTGCACTGGTTGCTCGGGACTGGAGTCTGCGTGCTGGGCGTCGCCAACGTCTACATCGGTCTGCACACGTACCGAGAGAGAAGCTCGAGAAGTGTGAGCCTGTGGACGTCTCTACTCACGGCGGCGGTGTCGATCGTTGCCGTCGTCTATCTCTTGCAAGACAAATGGGAGTATCTGATGAAGCAAGCAAGGGTGGGAGATGAGCAGGTCACACCATCTCCTCTCGGTGGCAGCCACAAGGAGTCAGAAATG AATCAATTATGGATGCCATGCTTCTTTTACAAACAGAAGTGA